The proteins below are encoded in one region of Oryzias melastigma strain HK-1 linkage group LG9, ASM292280v2, whole genome shotgun sequence:
- the LOC112147961 gene encoding nuclear factor 7, ovary encodes MAERAALLEFLNCHVCSETFNDPVTLSCNHNFCSSCLQKFWEQTQNKNCPICKRKSFEEFPAVNFSLKELADSFAGRQKSESSETKTGEQKIMEVCRKHSGETNLFCTDEWKIFCAVCEFSLHQSHKVVPVEEAVRELKEELKSDLKSLQDKKMKYKEVEETYNQMIQHSKNQLLSTETQIRAEFNKLHQFLKEEEESRLAALREEEEQKRETVSREMKRIQEQMSSLSESISAVEAELQKDKEAFLSSSKDTQSRARAQCSLSDPQLLSGALIDVAKHVGNLSFRVWEKMKEKVHFSPVLLDPNTAHGCLYLSDDLTSVRQGETSQQLPDNPERNMKYASVFGSEGFRSGKHSWEVEVGELPIWNIGVAKESVNRKGELLASPEDGIWCLFHRNGKYINCDGQTVTVTKSLQKIRVQLDYDRGKVSFYNPEDMTHIYTHKDTFTEKLLPYFNVGESGDAKTSKLQICPTD; translated from the coding sequence ATGGCTGAGAGAGCTGCTCTTCTGGAATTCCTGAACTGTCACGTTTGTTCAGAGACTTTCAATGATCCTGTAACTCTGAGCTGCAACCACAACTTCTGTTCAAGCTGTCTGCAGAAGTTCTGGGAACAAACTCAGAACAAAAACTGTCccatctgtaaaagaaaatcatttgaaGAGTTTCCTGCTGTGAACTTCAGTCTGAAGGAACTTGCTGACTCGTTTGCTGGAAGACAGAAATCTGAATcatcagagacaaaaacaggagaGCAGAAGATCATGGAGGTCTGCAGGAAACATTCAGGAGAAACCAATCTGTTCTGTACAGACGAGTGGAAAATATTTTGTGCTGTTTGTGAGTTTTCTCTGCACCAGAGTCACAAAGTAGTTCCTGTAGAAGAAGCAGTCAgagagctgaaggaggagctgaaatCTGACTTAAAGTCTCTGcaggacaagaagatgaaataCAAAGAAGTGGAGGAAACATACAATCAGATGATTCAACACTCCAAGAACCAGCTGCtgtccacagagacacagatcagagcagagttcaacaagctccaccagttcctgaaggaggaagaggagtccaGACTGGCAGCtctgagggaggaagaggagcagaagagGGAGACTGTGAGCAGAGAGATGAAGAGGATCCAGGAGCAGATGTCCTCTCTGTCAGAAAGTATCAGTGCTGttgaagcagagctgcagaaagacAAGGAGGCGTTCCTCAGCAGTTCTAAAGACACTCAGAGCAGAGCCAGGGCCCAGTGCTCGCTGTCAGACCCACAGCTGCTCTCAGGAGCTCTGATAGATGTGGCCAAACATGTGGGCAACCTGTCCTTCAGAGTCTgggagaagatgaaggagaaggTCCACTTCAGTCCTGTCCTCCTGGACCCAAACACTGCACATGGATGTCTTTATCTGTCTGATGATCTGACCAGTGTGAGACAAGGAGAAACTTCTCAGCAGCTCCCTGACAATCCAGAGAGAAACATGAAATATGCTTCTGTTTTTGGTTCTGAGGGTTTCAGATCAGGGAAACACAGctgggaggtggaggtgggagaACTTCCTATCTGGAACATTGGTGTGGCTAAAGAGTCTGTTAACAGGAAGGGAGAGTTACTTGCTTCACCAGAGGATGGAATTTGGTGTTTATTCCATCGTAATGGAAAATACATAAACTGTGATGGTCAGACTGTCACTGTGACCAAGAGTCTCCAGAAGATCAGAGTCCAGCTGGACTATGACAGGGGGAAGGTGTCCTTCTACAACCCTGAAGACATGACTCACATCTACACTCACAAAGACACTTTCACTGAGAAACTTTTACCATATTTCAATGTTGGAGAATCTGGAGATGCAAAAACCTCTAAACTTCAAATCTGTCCGACTGATTGA
- the LOC112147962 gene encoding nuclear factor 7, ovary-like produces the protein MKEKVHFSPVLLDPNTASRRLYLSDDLTSVRRGETFQQLPDNPERNMKYASVFGSEGFRSGKHSWEVEVGDHPIWNIGVAKESVNRKGECSASPKDGFWCLSHYNGKYINCDGQTVTVTKSLQKIRVQLDYDRGEVSFYNPEDMTHIYTHKDTFTEKLLPYFNVGESEDAKTSKLQICPTD, from the coding sequence atgaaggagaaggTCCACTTCAGTCCTGTCCTCCTGGACCCAAACACTGCAAGCAGACGGCTTTATCTGTCTGATGATCTGACCAGTGTGAGACGAGGAGAAACTTTTCAGCAGCTTCCTGACAATCCAGAGAGAAACATGAAATATGCTTCTGTTTTTGGTTCTGAGGGTTTCAGATCAGGGAAACACAGctgggaggtggaggtgggagaTCATCCTATCTGGAACATTGGTGTGGCTAAAGAGTCTGTTAACAGGAAGGGAGAGTGTTCTGCTTCACCAAAAGATGGATTCTGGTGTTTATCACATTATAATGGAAAATACATAAACTGTGATGGTCAGACTGTCACTGTGACCAAGAGTCTCCAGAAGATCAGAGTCCAGCTGGACTATGACAGGGGGGAGGTGTCCTTCTACAACCCTGAAGACATGACTCACATCTACACTCACAAAGACACTTTCACTGAGAAACTTTTACCATATTTCAATGTTGGAGAATCTGAAGATGCAAAAACCTCTAAACTTCAAATCTGTCCGACTGATTGA